A region from the Pararge aegeria chromosome Z, ilParAegt1.1, whole genome shotgun sequence genome encodes:
- the LOC120635966 gene encoding uncharacterized protein LOC120635966 encodes MKGLQDLMRNIDIKPFHVNTEHLVNITHINNPHDFYVRNVKYMHVVLKIENLKRLPPACSVKMDEIVLFDMDTDSSTTRYARGQVRNIEEIVHSVICTLSAIDYGFFVKVPLECIYKCDNLVLVLPPLAYKCRLAHCDKKGDSWGLAIDAFKSYVSTIEHTKMLIQGQIADKLIVKLGKTEKEDLATILSYTSFTRLAGVPDKINGLQPTAAALPINLSGYTLKDRKTNVKLQVTVLSGSSLQDFYVAEINDYKQYIESREKFAKYAIQEPKCEEGTLKKGDNICIKDFLNMYERAIIKEVLDPTKALVFMVDKGQEVPVHYKNMRKMPRQFMDIPVVAIWCSIPENLANKISGMMVYPGRKFYITIKELGHGFNTPNVVDISTF; translated from the coding sequence ATGAAAGGCCTTCAAGATCTGATGagaaatattgatataaaaccTTTTCATGTAAACACTGAGCATTTAGTGAATATAACCCACATCAACAATCCTCATGACTTTTATGTGCGCAATGTTAAATACATGCACGTTGTTCTGAAAATTGAAAACCTGAAGAGACTACCACCAGCTTGCAGTGTGAAAATGGACGAAATTGTACTATTTGATATGGATACAGATTCTAGCACTACAAGATATGCTAGGGGTCAGGTGCGcaatattgaagaaattgtacATTCAGTAATTTGTACTCTTTCGGCTATAGATTAtggtttttttgtaaaagtacCTCTAGAGTGCATTTACAAGTGTGATAATTTAGTATTGGTACTTCCCCCTTTGGCATACAAATGTCGGCTTGCTCACTGTGACAAGAAAGGAGATTCATGGGGATTGGCCATTGATGCCTTCAAAAGTTATGTCAGTACTATTGAACATACTAAAATGCTTATACAGGGTCAAATTGCAGACAAGTTAATTGTTAAATTGGGCAAGACTGAAAAGGAAGATTTAGCAACAATTTTATCTTACACAAGTTTTACCAGATTGGCAGGTGTGCCAGATAAGATTAATGGACTGCAGCCAACTGCTGCAGCGCTACCGATAAATTTATCAGGCTATACCTTGAAAGACCGAAAAACAAATGTTAAACTTCAAGTAACAGTATTATCAGGCTCATCACTGCAAGATTTTTATGTAGCGGAAATAAATGACTACAAGCAATATATTGAAAGCCGCGAAAAGTTTGCAAAATATGCCATACAGGAACCCAAATGCGAAGAAGGCACTTTAAAGAAAGGTGATAATATCTGCATTAAAGATTTTCTAAACATGTATGAAAGAGCTATTATCAAGGAAGTATTGGATCCTACTAAGGCTCTGGTCTTTATGGTTGATAAAGGACAAGAAGTACCGGTGCATTATAAGAATATGAGGAAGATGCCTCGACAATTTATGGATATCCCAGTTGTTGCTATTTGGTGTTCAATCCCTGAgaatttggcaaataaaatcAGCGGCATGATGGTTTACCCTGGAAGgaagttttatataacaatCAAGGAGCTAGGACATGGATTTAACACTCCAAATGTAGTCGACATATCTACTTTTTAA